One Oreochromis niloticus isolate F11D_XX linkage group LG16, O_niloticus_UMD_NMBU, whole genome shotgun sequence genomic window carries:
- the mcf2lb gene encoding guanine nucleotide exchange factor DBS isoform X6 produces the protein MILWMKTEEMALGELLVRLRTVTQSIDEIMQLDSCPLRAADITPDLQKKFAFLSGGRGDNGSPIIVFPEFPAFGEITDREFHNVLTYLTSVPSLSSTGVGFILVIDRRQDRWAAVKGTLLRIAGSFPGNLQLVLVLRPTTLLQRTLSDILFKFNKDEFKMKVPVIMLSSITELHSYIDRTQLTQELGGTQEYCHEKWISHRTAIEGFALMVKKTAQTLQSFGTELAETELPNEIQATTILLSTHTSKKEKMKEDILVALGQGSRLLESINEPVVRDPDHNMNQDELENLATVQRLLSQLDETERAFDEFWVRHQTKLEQCLQLRHFEHNYREVRALLDQVSEKLATFSEVGISPAHADHIFIELTTYEEKVCEVLARAAALSQEGDELIQKSHYAEDSIQPKCSELRTISETVNNNLRAKKDHLLKARELHHRLERASKWVDDGIYLLASQPVDKCQSHEGAELALQELERYLDNAGENQLTDLSTIWKDYEAVLNQQFRDQVEKVFQKQASMQEMFDKRRVSLKKLAAKQTRPVQPVAPRPEAFIKSPLSSPARRAKLEKKCSETDSGNCEKGNGQLKNGDSSSRHTSLSEEEENLAVLRRHVMNELLETERAYVEELLCVLQGYASEMDNPAMSHLIPAPLQNKKEVLFGNMPEIYHFHKRTFLRELEQYTDCPELVGRCFLERMTDLQIYEKYCHNKPRSESLWRQCSDCAFFQECQKKLEHKLGLDSYLLKPVQRITKYQLLLKEMLKYSKGCEGADDLQDALTSIVGILKAVNDSMHLIAITGFEGNLSELGKLLMQGSFSVWTEHKKGHAKVKDLARFKPMQRHLFLHEKALLFCKRREENGEGYEKAPSYSFKQSLNMRAVGITENAKGDNKKFEIWCNSREEVYIVQAPTAEVKTTWVNEIRKVLTTQLEECREASQQRAPDQATHAPPVPTGTVSLSPFKTGQKSIKKGEEKKAESCSPDVNSSSSVKAAGKDEGVTSPTSDRAAVAKKRFTLQGFSNLKAQKEPSSTDDKSFTLPMTVFPSSGSPTSPDHKTKRQSDPTPFGFKGWNKASLSLDASGEHDGYSSAEDPLNSDPEDENGKKLCAGKYTVTAEYEIGGAQELSVKSGDVVQLVKEGDDGQWLVRNLNTSKEGWIPAANLINLIGKSKSCQSLTSSEGSGSGNLSTSSSCSETYTSFSDIKP, from the exons ATGAGATCATGCAGCTGGACAGCTGTCCTCTCCGCGCTGCTGACATCACTCCTGACCTCCAAAAGAAGTTCGCCTTCCTTTCAG gaggaagaggagataATGGCAGCCCCATCATTGTGTTCCCAGAATTCCCTGCATTTGGGGAGATCACAGACAGGGAGTTTCACAACGTTTTGACCTACCTGACGAGCGTCCCAAG CTTGTCGTCAACAGGCGTGGGGTTCATCCTGGTGATTGATCGCCGGCAAGACCGATGGGCAGCTGTAAAAGGGACCCTGCTTCGCATTGCA GGCTCCTTCCCAGGGAACCTCCAGCTGGTTCTGGTTCTGAGGCCCACTACCCTTCTGCAGCGCACGCTCTCCGACATCCTCTTCAAGTTCAACAAGGATGAGTTCAAGATGAAGGTGCCG GTGATCATGCTGAGCTCTATAACTGAGCTGCACTCCTATATTGATCGCACACAACTGACCCAGGAGCTCGGGGGAACACAGGAGTACTGCCATGAGAAGTGGATCTCTCACCGCACA GCTATTGAAGGCTTCGCACTGATGGTAAAGAAAACGGCACAGACTCTGCAGTCATTTGGGACTGAGCTGGCAGAAACTGAACTCCCAAATGAAATACAGGCCACAACCATCCTTCTGAGCACACACAccagcaagaaagaaaaaatgaag GAGGATATACTGGTGGCTCTGGGTCAGGGCAGCAGGCTGTTGGAGAGCATCAATGAGCCTGTAGTGCGAGACCCCGACCACAACATGAACCAGGATGAACTGGAGAATTTGGCTACAGTTCAAAG ATTGCTGTCTCAGCTGGATGAGACAGAACGAGCTTTTGATGAGTTCTGGGTGAGACATCAAACCAAACTAGAGCAGTGTCTTCAACTGCGCCACTTTGAGCATAACTACCGAGAG GTGAGAGCTCTGCTGGATCAGGTGTCTGAGAAACTTGCAACCTTCTCTGAGGTTGGGATCAGTCCAGCCCATGCTGACCACATCTTCATTGAGCTCACGACCTATGAGGAGAAAGTCTGT GAGGTTCTGGCCAGAGCTGCAGCCTTGTCCCAGGAGGGTGATGAACTGATCCAGAAGTCCCACTATGCTGAGGACTCCATTCAGCCCAAATGCAGTGAGCTTAGAACAATCAGTGAAACTGTGAACAACAATCTGAGAGCCAAGAAGGACCATCTCCTCAAAGCCAGGGAGCTACACCACCGGCTGGAGCGG GCATCAAAGTGGGTTGATGATGGCATATACCTGCTGGCTTCTCAGCCGGTTGATAAATGTCAGTCACATGAGGGAGCAGAGTTGGCCCTGCAGGAGCTGGAACGTTACCTGGATAATGCAGGCGAGAATCAGCTGACAGACCTCAGCACCATCTGGAAAGACTACGAGGCCGTGCTGAACCAGCAGTTTAGG GACCAAGTGGAGAAAGTTTTCCAGAAGCAGGCGTCCATGCAGGAGATGTTTGACAAGAGGAGAGTCAGCCTCAAGAAGCTAGCAGCTAAACAAACCAGGCCTGTGCAGCCAGTAGCCCCGAGACCCGAAGCCTTCATCAAATCCCCTCTCAGCTCACCTG CACGCAGAGCAAAGCtggagaagaaatgctcagAGACAGACTCGGGCAACTGTGAAAAA ggaaATGGCCAACTGAAGAACGGAGACAGTAGCAGCAGACATACCTCTCtgtcagaggaggaggagaacctGGCAGTGCTCAGGCG ACATGTTATGAACGAGCTGCTGGAAACTGAGAGGGCTTACGTGGAGGAGCTGCTCTGTGTCTTACAG GGATATGCCTCTGAGATGGATAATCCAGCAATGTCTCACCTTATCCCTGCGCCTTTGCAGAACAAAAAGGAGGTTCTGTTTGGCAACATGCCGGAAATTTACCACTTCCACAAAAG AACTTTTCTGAGGGAGCTGGAGCAGTACACAGACTGCCCAGAGTTGGTTGGTAGATGCTTCTTAGAGAGG ATGACAGACCTGCAGATCTATGAGAAGTACTGTCACAACAAACCTCGCTCTGAGAGCCTGTGGAGGCAGTGCTCAGACTGCGCCTTCTTCCAG GAATGCCAGAAAAAGCTGGAACATAAACTGGGTTTAGATTCATATCTCCTGAAGCCGGTTCAGAGGATTACCAAGTACCAGCTGCTACTGAAG GAAATGCTGAAGTACAGTAAGGGCTGTGAAGGGGCTGACGACCTGCAGGATGCGCTGACCTCCATCGTGGGGATCCTCAAGGCTGTCAATGACTCCATGCACCTTATCGCCATTACAGGATTTGAG GGTAATCTGAGTGAGCTGGGTAAACTGCTTATGCAAGGATCATTCAGTGTGTGGACCGAGCACAAGAAAGGCCACGCCAAGGTTAAGGATCTGGCCCGTTTCAAGCCCATGCAGAGACACCTCTTCCTCCACGAGAAGGCCCTGCTCTTCTgcaagaggagagaggagaacgGGGAAGGTTATGAGAAAGCTCCTTCATACAGCTTCAAGCAGTCCCTGAAT ATGAGAGCCGTGGGCATCACTGAGAATGCAAAAGGAGACAACAAAAAGTTTGAAATTTGGTGCAACTCCAGAGAAGAAGTCTATATTGTTCAG GCACCAACGGCTGAAGTCAAAACCACTTGGGTAAATGAGATCAGGAAGGTCCTGACGACCCAGCTGGAGGAATGCAGAG AAGCAAGCCAGCAGAGGGCACCAGATCAGGCCACCCATGCTCCACCTGTTCCCACTGGAACCGTAAGTCTCAG CCCATTCAAGACAGGCCAGAAGAGCATTAAAAAGGGAGAAGAGAAGAAAGCCGAGTCATGCAGTCCTGATGTCAATTCCTCCTCTTCTGTAAAGGCTGCAGGGAAAG ATGAGGGTGTGACAAGCCCGACCtcagacagagctgctgtggcTAAAAAGCGCTTTACTTTACAGGGCTTCAGTAACCTCAAAGCTCAGAAAG AGCCCTCAAGTACTGATGACAAAAGTTTTACATTACCCATGACAGTCTTCCCATCATCAG gATCTCCCACCAGCCCAGATCACAAGACGAAACGCCAGAGTGATCCCACACCATTTGGCTTTAAAG GCTGGAATAAAGCCTCCCTGTCACTCGATGCCTCAGGGGAACATGACGGCTACTCCAGCGCTGAAGATCCTCTTAACTCTGACCCAGAAGAcgaaaatggcaagaagctg TGTGCTGGAAAATACACTGTGACAGCTGAGTATGAGATCGGTGGCGCTCAAGAGCTCTCTGTGAAGAGCGGCGATGTAGTGCAGCTGGTCAAGGAGGGGGATGATGGACAGTG GCTTGTGCGTAACTTAAACACATCTAAGGAGGGTTGGATTCCTGCTGCTAATCTTATCAACCTCATTGGAAAATCAAAGTCTTGTCAGTCTCTCACCAGCTCAG AAGGCAGTGGCTCTGGGAACCTCAGCACATCATCTAGCTGCAGTGAGACCTACACGAGCTTCTCTGATATCAAACCCTGA